A window of ANME-2 cluster archaeon genomic DNA:
AATGACTCTGGCAGGTCATCCTTTTCAAGCACGATCATACCTGTTTTCAGGTTTTCAGCTTCTTGGGGTGTCAGTTCCTGCTTTATTGCCCGCTCAGCTATAATTGCACTGTTGCCAAGCGGGTCTTCGATGATAAGAGTAATATCACGTTCGCCACGTTTCACCTCATCCAGTGCATGTAATACTTCATGGGCCCGGTCAGTGGTCTGTAGGGGCTCATCTTTCCAGCGGCTCACCATACCCAGCACTTCCTCAACGCGGCAGAGCACCCCCTCCACATTGGATATGAAGGATTCACTGGCAGAGCCCGGTTCAATATCAATGCCTAACTCAGGTATCCGTATCGTACCTGATGAGGAACGTACTACCCTGGCATCCAGGTCAGCCAGTGACTCGACCCTCAACGTGTACTTTACCGGTTCACGCTGGTTAAGTACCATGGTATCAGCATATTTAAAACCGCAATTACAATGAGCACTGTTAATTACGATCTCACCAAAAAAAGGAATAGTATCTATGTACCAGGTGAGTATAATTTCACCCTGGCACAGGGGACATGTTGTCCTGGTTAAAATTGGTTCGATGTCCTCATTCACTTTTTGACACCGATGATCTTTGAGCGATTTATCCTTACACCCATCGGAGCCACGATAACCTGGTCTTCCCCAATACCGGCAATATCTCCGTGGGTATCCTCTACTACCTGCTTGAGTTCCTTAATTGCCCGGTCCAGATTGAATTTATCCTGCTTTATCAGAGATATATCCACCAGCAGTACATTTCCATTATATATCTCTTTTTTCAGGTCCGGTATATCATTCAGGTTATTGAGCTCTGCAATTCGGATATACATCTCTGCAGGTTCATTTTCGACGACCTCTTCATAATCGCTGAGGTCAAGGTCCACATATTCGTCACTTGCTGATTTTGAAGATGACGAGCCACCGAATATTTTCTTGAGTGCTACCATTCTATTTTCCCCTGAATAATTTGAATTAGAATAATTAAGTTTACTATACCTGTGCCACTACATATATATTTTGATATATTACACCGTCATATTCCATAATTTATCGCCTACAATGTGTACCGTCCTTATCGCTTTCCCGCCCCCTTCGGTCATCTGGTCCCCTGGCACCAGCGCACGACCCACAGCTAATGCTTTACCATGTGTTTCTTCAATGACTATGACGAGATCGCCTTCTGCTATACCCGGGTCCGCAGACACGATACCCGGTTTCATGACATCAGCACCCTTTACCACAAAAGGTATCGCTCCTGCATCAACAGTTACTACCTTCTTATCCGGTTTTAGTTTCAGTGCTCCTTTTACCGTGAAGAACGGCTCACCATCCATGATAAAAAAAAGTGGTTCACTATCGACCAGCAGCAGTTCGTATTCATCTGTGACCGCTATCTCAAACTTTTTATTGGCAAGTATGACATTGGCATCGGTAAATAATTCCCCTATCTTATGTATCATGTCTTTTGACTGGCTTTTTCGTAACTGGTGTCTGGCTCTAATTTTCACGTATGTTATACCTCTGGATTCGATAGTTATAAGTATGTCTATTACTACTTTGAAGCACTATTAATTGGTTGAACATTTAAGTTTTTGGTATGCAATTAAATGTGAATCATGTACTTGAAAAATACATCCGTGAGATGTAAAAATGTATGGTAAACAATATTAGGAGTAAAGAAAATGGGGAAAAGACCTCTGGATATACTCAACAATACTCTTGGGAAATCAGTAATTATCAAACTCAAAGGTGAGCGCATTTTCAGGGGAACACTGGAAGGTTATGATATTCACATG
This region includes:
- a CDS encoding small nuclear ribonucleoprotein (Enables 3` processing of polyadenylated mRNAs and tRNA precursors), whose amino-acid sequence is MGKRPLDILNNTLGKSVIIKLKGERIFRGTLEGYDIHMNLVLENAEELKEGESEKKLGTVVVRGDNVVYISP
- a CDS encoding RNA-binding protein, with amino-acid sequence MKIRARHQLRKSQSKDMIHKIGELFTDANVILANKKFEIAVTDEYELLLVDSEPLFFIMDGEPFFTVKGALKLKPDKKVVTVDAGAIPFVVKGADVMKPGIVSADPGIAEGDLVIVIEETHGKALAVGRALVPGDQMTEGGGKAIRTVHIVGDKLWNMTV
- a CDS encoding ZPR1 zinc finger domain-containing protein, with product MNEDIEPILTRTTCPLCQGEIILTWYIDTIPFFGEIVINSAHCNCGFKYADTMVLNQREPVKYTLRVESLADLDARVVRSSSGTIRIPELGIDIEPGSASESFISNVEGVLCRVEEVLGMVSRWKDEPLQTTDRAHEVLHALDEVKRGERDITLIIEDPLGNSAIIAERAIKQELTPQEAENLKTGMIVLEKDDLPESLR
- the sepF gene encoding cell division protein SepF, whose translation is MVALKKIFGGSSSSKSASDEYVDLDLSDYEEVVENEPAEMYIRIAELNNLNDIPDLKKEIYNGNVLLVDISLIKQDKFNLDRAIKELKQVVEDTHGDIAGIGEDQVIVAPMGVRINRSKIIGVKK